One window of the Corynebacterium glutamicum ATCC 13032 genome contains the following:
- a CDS encoding alpha/beta hydrolase, with amino-acid sequence MPTAAAQENIRWEECPPQVDIASAQCGSIDVPMHYSDPSLGDISVGFVKVPAQGEKHGTIFGNSGGPGGDAYSFFGSQSMNWPEAMYQNYDLVAVQPRGMVGSTPVNCDNIAPGYDFLSLLTREGAFVKESCEIGTPGYTSSLTTDNTANDWERVRQALGDDKISIFGLSYGTYLGSVYATRYPQHTDKVVLDSAMAPSLAWNGIMASQEQGYKNSLNDFFTWVAENNDTYGLGTTPLAVYQNWSNKIVAETGTNPTVAPPPAQVGDVPPAFAWAGQAGADMMTATNPTSVQLQGLATQLLNPGSNQSLSPLLNVTRAYIPQPSTWPMLAGAISGQTPIPDVTDTGDDPYVIESINASVNMQRMVMCNENTVAPDPVAMARMAWTSMVTGDVFDIYSVKFSSGQACSGITPTSGRQPTDGSQLAVQPLLLQGTSDPQTPYWTHNELADAMNAHVVTVNGPGHGQSIGGTNQAINDIVVDYLRTGHTDATWVEGNTPTPITAG; translated from the coding sequence ATGCCCACTGCAGCAGCGCAAGAAAACATCCGCTGGGAAGAATGCCCACCTCAGGTAGATATTGCCTCCGCTCAATGTGGCAGCATCGACGTGCCCATGCACTATTCTGATCCCTCACTTGGCGATATCAGCGTGGGCTTTGTCAAGGTCCCTGCCCAAGGCGAAAAGCACGGCACCATCTTCGGTAACTCCGGTGGCCCTGGTGGCGATGCCTATAGCTTCTTCGGCAGCCAATCCATGAACTGGCCAGAAGCCATGTACCAAAACTACGACCTCGTTGCAGTGCAGCCTCGCGGAATGGTCGGCTCCACACCGGTTAACTGCGACAACATCGCACCAGGATACGATTTCCTCTCGCTGCTCACCCGCGAAGGCGCTTTCGTTAAAGAATCCTGCGAGATCGGCACCCCCGGCTACACCTCCAGCCTGACCACCGACAACACCGCCAACGACTGGGAGCGCGTCCGCCAAGCACTTGGCGATGACAAGATCTCCATCTTCGGACTGTCCTACGGAACCTACCTCGGATCGGTCTACGCCACCCGCTACCCACAGCACACCGACAAGGTTGTCCTCGATTCCGCAATGGCGCCCAGCCTGGCATGGAACGGCATCATGGCCTCCCAAGAACAGGGCTACAAAAACTCCCTCAACGACTTCTTCACCTGGGTTGCAGAAAACAACGACACGTATGGCCTCGGCACTACCCCACTAGCCGTGTACCAAAACTGGTCAAACAAGATCGTCGCCGAAACCGGAACCAACCCAACCGTTGCTCCACCACCAGCACAAGTTGGCGATGTCCCACCAGCATTCGCATGGGCCGGCCAAGCAGGCGCAGACATGATGACCGCCACCAACCCAACCTCCGTGCAACTCCAGGGCCTTGCCACCCAGCTCCTAAACCCTGGATCCAACCAGTCACTGAGCCCTCTGCTCAACGTCACCCGCGCCTACATCCCACAGCCATCAACCTGGCCCATGCTCGCAGGCGCCATCTCAGGGCAAACACCCATCCCTGACGTAACTGACACCGGCGACGACCCATACGTCATCGAAAGCATCAACGCCAGCGTCAACATGCAGCGCATGGTCATGTGCAACGAAAACACCGTCGCACCAGACCCAGTAGCAATGGCACGCATGGCCTGGACAAGCATGGTCACCGGCGACGTCTTTGACATTTACTCCGTTAAATTCAGCTCCGGACAAGCCTGCTCCGGCATCACCCCAACAAGCGGCCGCCAGCCAACCGACGGATCTCAACTAGCAGTCCAACCACTACTCCTCCAGGGAACCAGCGACCCACAAACCCCATACTGGACCCACAACGAGCTTGCCGACGCCATGAACGCCCACGTGGTCACCGTCAACGGACCAGGACACGGCCAATCCATCGGCGGCACCAACCAAGCAATCAACGACATTGTTGTGGACTACCTCCGCACCGGACACACCGACGCCACCTGGGTCGAAGGCAACACACCCACCCCAATTACGGCTGGCTAA